The following proteins come from a genomic window of Acidobacteriota bacterium:
- the glpK gene encoding glycerol kinase GlpK: MGKSRAQYTPPVRYILALDQGTTSSRAILFDHAGRIAAVAQKEFQQIFPKPGWVEHDPQEIWATQMAVAVEAVSRAQARPGDVAAIGITNQRETTIVWDRETGEPVYNAIVWQDRRTAEFCDRLKAEGHEPFITGRTGLVVDAYFSGSKVAWILENVPGARARAEAGRLAFGTVDSWLVWKLTNGAVHITDVGNASRTMLFNIHTMSWDPELLRLLAVPAALLPDVRASSEVYGRVSRLLGTEDVAIAGIAGDQQAALFGQMCVAPGFAKNTYGTGCFLLQNTGTEPVASKNRLVTTVAWRIGGRTEYALEGSVFIGGAVVQWLRDGLRFFDRSPDVEKLATTVTDNGGVYLVPAFAGLGAPHWDPYARGLLIGITRGTTSGHIARAALESIAYQVDDLLQAVRLDSGIALGELRVDGGASTNDALMQFQADLLGVPVVRPAVTETTALGAAYLAGLAVGFWDSIGDVARQWRVEKRFEPAMPRGDAGRLRERWREAVSRAKGWIPSGGAA; encoded by the coding sequence ATGGGAAAAAGCCGCGCGCAGTATACTCCGCCGGTGCGCTACATCCTCGCGCTCGACCAGGGCACGACCAGCTCGCGCGCCATTCTCTTCGATCATGCGGGCCGCATCGCCGCGGTCGCGCAGAAGGAGTTCCAGCAGATATTCCCGAAGCCCGGGTGGGTCGAACACGACCCCCAGGAGATCTGGGCGACGCAGATGGCCGTGGCCGTCGAGGCGGTCAGCCGGGCGCAGGCACGCCCGGGTGACGTCGCCGCGATCGGCATCACGAACCAGCGCGAGACCACGATCGTCTGGGACCGCGAGACGGGCGAGCCGGTCTACAACGCCATCGTGTGGCAGGACCGCCGCACCGCGGAGTTCTGCGACCGCCTCAAGGCCGAAGGCCATGAGCCGTTCATCACCGGGCGGACCGGCCTGGTCGTCGACGCGTACTTTTCCGGCAGCAAGGTGGCGTGGATCCTCGAAAACGTTCCCGGCGCCCGCGCGCGGGCCGAAGCGGGCCGCCTGGCGTTTGGCACCGTGGACTCGTGGCTCGTCTGGAAGCTCACCAACGGGGCGGTCCACATCACCGACGTCGGCAACGCCTCGCGGACGATGCTCTTCAACATCCACACGATGTCGTGGGACCCGGAGCTGCTGCGGCTGCTCGCCGTGCCGGCGGCACTGCTGCCGGACGTGCGCGCGTCAAGCGAGGTGTACGGCCGCGTCTCGCGGCTGCTCGGCACCGAGGATGTCGCGATCGCGGGCATCGCGGGGGATCAGCAGGCCGCGCTGTTCGGCCAGATGTGCGTGGCGCCCGGGTTCGCGAAGAACACGTACGGCACCGGGTGCTTCCTGCTGCAGAACACCGGCACGGAGCCGGTCGCATCGAAAAACCGCCTCGTGACAACCGTGGCGTGGCGCATCGGCGGCCGCACGGAGTACGCGCTCGAGGGCAGCGTCTTCATCGGCGGCGCAGTGGTCCAATGGCTGCGCGACGGGCTGCGGTTCTTCGATCGCTCGCCGGACGTCGAGAAGCTCGCCACAACCGTGACCGACAACGGCGGCGTCTATCTCGTCCCGGCGTTCGCCGGCCTCGGCGCCCCACACTGGGATCCATACGCGCGAGGGCTGCTCATCGGCATCACCAGAGGCACCACCAGCGGGCACATCGCGCGCGCCGCCCTCGAGAGCATCGCATACCAGGTGGATGACCTGCTCCAGGCGGTGCGACTCGACTCGGGGATCGCGCTTGGCGAGCTGCGAGTGGACGGCGGCGCATCCACGAACGATGCCTTGATGCAGTTCCAGGCCGATCTCCTGGGAGTGCCCGTCGTCAGGCCGGCCGTGACGGAGACCACCGCGCTCGGCGCGGCGTACCTCGCCGGCCTCGCCGTCGGCTTCTGGGATTCAATCGGCGACGTGGCGCGTCAATGGCGCGTCGAGAAGCGCTTTGAGCCGGCGATGCCTCGCGGGGACGCGGGCCGGTTGCGGGAGCGGTGGCGCGAGGCGGTGTCGCGCGCGAAAGGATGGATTCCCTCCGGCGGTGCCGCATGA
- a CDS encoding MIP family channel protein: protein MAQQPQSIVREVLAEFLGTCVLILFGAGVVAQFLLSATTAGSYLSINIAWGLGVTMGCYVAGGVSGAHLNPAVTLALAVHRGFPWRKVLPYTAAQTAGAFVASIVVFVTYHEAFAAFDGGVRQVLGAQGTAGIFATYPRPFLSTFPGGFIDQVVGTAILMGVIFAISDARNVPPPAGLAPLMVGLLVVGIGASFGFNSGYAINPARDFGPRLFTAVAGWGMEVFRAGNSWWWVPIVGPCIGAVAGGWVYDALVGGRLPAVNAAGVEETGRDYP from the coding sequence ATGGCGCAGCAGCCGCAGAGCATCGTCCGAGAGGTCCTCGCCGAATTTCTGGGTACGTGCGTGCTGATTCTCTTCGGCGCGGGGGTCGTCGCGCAGTTTCTCCTGAGCGCCACGACCGCCGGAAGTTACCTGTCCATCAACATCGCCTGGGGGCTCGGGGTCACCATGGGCTGCTACGTCGCCGGCGGCGTGTCTGGTGCCCATCTCAACCCCGCGGTCACGCTGGCGCTCGCCGTCCACCGCGGCTTTCCGTGGCGCAAGGTCCTGCCTTACACCGCGGCGCAGACAGCCGGCGCGTTTGTCGCGTCGATCGTGGTCTTTGTGACGTATCACGAGGCGTTCGCGGCGTTCGATGGCGGCGTGCGCCAGGTGCTCGGCGCGCAGGGGACGGCGGGAATCTTCGCCACCTACCCGCGTCCTTTTCTGAGCACGTTTCCCGGGGGATTCATCGACCAGGTGGTGGGCACGGCGATCCTGATGGGCGTCATCTTCGCCATCTCCGACGCTCGCAACGTGCCGCCGCCCGCAGGGCTCGCGCCGCTGATGGTGGGTTTGCTGGTCGTCGGGATCGGTGCTTCGTTCGGCTTCAACTCTGGTTACGCGATCAACCCGGCGCGCGACTTCGGTCCGCGGCTGTTCACGGCCGTCGCCGGCTGGGGAATGGAAGTCTTCCGCGCAGGCAACTCCTGGTGGTGGGTGCCGATCGTCGGTCCCTGCATCGGCGCGGTCGCCGGAGGCTGGGTGTACGACGCGCTCGTCGGTGGCCGTCTCCCGGCGGTCAACGCCGCGGGCGTCGAGGAAACTGGTCGGGATTATCCGTAA
- a CDS encoding DmsE family decaheme c-type cytochrome: MTPSNTPARAHLLRRVPSRPAVAIVAGVICWTFAAMVSLAFSAPQTPPPQPPPSGQAAPKPAPSAPEPAPAPEPKRNPFLDPDEEEEEEEEGAAPGQKAAKPTNPFEADDEEPDAPRTRRFTYTGTAKCARCHMKQLKAYREGPHGREWDERTPAASLGCETCHGPGQAHDDEPAEKGLLLRPFVKMSPREASEFCLSCHNRGEHAQWQGSVHASRNVPCAGCHSIHDPKSTDGHLRGATIVATCARCHREKAAKLQRSAHMPVREGKMDCTSCHGPHGTTNVRLLKAGNTINESCLSCHAEKRGPFMWEHAPVRESCATCHDAHGSSNDRMLVAKAPMLCQRCHIVSRHPATIYDRVALANRNNRLVGRACVNCHPNLHGSNHPSGQYLER, from the coding sequence ATGACGCCATCCAACACGCCCGCGAGGGCGCACCTGCTTCGGCGGGTGCCGAGCCGTCCGGCTGTCGCGATCGTCGCGGGGGTCATCTGCTGGACTTTTGCCGCGATGGTGAGCCTGGCGTTCTCCGCCCCGCAGACGCCACCGCCGCAGCCGCCGCCATCGGGCCAGGCGGCGCCGAAGCCCGCGCCGTCCGCACCGGAACCGGCGCCCGCGCCGGAGCCGAAACGCAATCCATTTCTCGATCCGGACGAGGAGGAAGAAGAGGAAGAAGAGGGCGCGGCGCCGGGACAGAAGGCGGCCAAGCCGACGAATCCTTTCGAGGCCGATGACGAGGAGCCGGACGCGCCCCGGACGCGCAGGTTCACCTACACGGGCACGGCGAAGTGCGCGCGGTGCCACATGAAGCAGTTGAAGGCGTACCGCGAAGGGCCGCACGGCCGCGAGTGGGACGAGCGGACGCCGGCCGCGTCGCTCGGCTGCGAGACCTGCCACGGCCCGGGCCAGGCGCACGACGACGAGCCGGCGGAGAAAGGGCTCCTGCTGCGCCCGTTCGTCAAGATGTCGCCGCGCGAGGCCAGCGAGTTCTGCCTCTCGTGCCACAACCGCGGCGAGCACGCGCAGTGGCAGGGCAGCGTGCATGCCTCGCGCAACGTGCCGTGCGCCGGCTGCCACAGCATCCACGATCCGAAATCCACGGACGGCCACCTGCGCGGGGCGACGATTGTCGCCACCTGCGCGCGATGCCACCGCGAGAAGGCCGCGAAGCTCCAGCGCTCGGCGCACATGCCGGTGCGCGAGGGCAAGATGGACTGCACCTCCTGCCACGGCCCGCACGGCACGACGAACGTGCGCCTGCTGAAGGCGGGCAACACGATCAACGAATCCTGCCTGAGCTGCCACGCCGAGAAGCGCGGCCCGTTCATGTGGGAGCACGCGCCCGTGCGGGAGAGCTGCGCGACCTGCCACGACGCGCACGGCTCTTCGAACGACCGGATGCTCGTGGCCAAGGCCCCGATGCTCTGCCAGCGCTGCCACATCGTGTCGCGACACCCGGCGACGATCTACGACCGCGTGGCGCTCGCCAACCGCAACAACCGGCTGGTCGGACGCGCCTGCGTCAATTGCCACCCGAATCTCCACGGGTCGAACCACCCGTCTGGCCAGTACCTCGAGCGGTGA
- a CDS encoding MtrB/PioB family decaheme-associated outer membrane protein, with product MRTPLTFVAAGLLLTGAAASAQQNDPGQQIFVPSAAQLAAPQGFAASFDAGSRFTDVTGDKYRFQRYRDFSDGLVVEHFTLDRQGTGWTFNASGDHLSAEDRRLSATFRNGSKVRVSVEWDQIPLWISGDTRTLYTSESPGVLRLDDAMRAAIQAGRATLSQSAGAASPMAATSRRDIARVDLAYSPTRELTVSLGVKHTRRDGTYPQTASFGFADVVEVMAPLDTRTTDVSGGVEWANARGMVRVGYQGSAFENNVPTLVWDNPLKLTDSTASNNYSNGLGGSRGRMAMPPDSRMQGITASGTAKLPANSRVTASMTFGAWTQDAQLLPVTINTAVPAAPLPRETLEGDARTVATNVGFTSQPTRYVFLSARFRSYDFDNRTPVFHTPIDVVFDQTVHEGAETEPLSFTRYNFDADASFTPVPLTAMRIGYSRNTDDRTFRIFQKTTEDLVRASVDSSAGFVTVRAILERSQRRGSGFDEHLLLSATEQLGLRHFDVADRDRDRVTALIQLAPVDAFGLTASASYGKDDYLNSALGLRNNENKSYTVTADITPGSRVAASVSYTNERFAALQNSHSTLVPGTALIVDHRRDWATDSADRTETIGFSLDLLRLLPRVDVSMSFDDSRSRATYVYRLPADSTLVAPVQLPAITHDLTSATGDLRFHLSRRVAIGLLGWYDRYDVDDFAMSPETLNRIDLPGSLLLGYVLRPYTAKSAAVRFIWTW from the coding sequence ATGCGCACCCCACTGACGTTTGTCGCAGCCGGACTTCTTCTCACGGGCGCGGCGGCCTCGGCGCAGCAGAACGACCCCGGCCAGCAGATCTTCGTTCCCTCCGCCGCGCAGCTCGCCGCGCCGCAGGGCTTCGCCGCGTCGTTCGACGCCGGCAGCCGCTTCACCGATGTCACGGGCGACAAGTACCGCTTCCAGCGGTACCGCGACTTCAGTGACGGCCTCGTGGTCGAGCACTTCACGCTCGATCGCCAGGGGACCGGCTGGACGTTCAATGCCAGCGGCGACCATCTGAGCGCGGAAGACCGGCGGCTGTCCGCCACCTTCCGCAACGGATCGAAGGTCCGCGTGTCCGTCGAGTGGGACCAGATCCCGCTCTGGATCAGCGGCGACACGCGCACGCTCTACACGAGCGAGTCGCCAGGCGTGCTGCGCCTGGACGATGCGATGCGCGCGGCGATCCAGGCGGGACGCGCGACCCTGTCGCAGTCGGCGGGCGCGGCGTCGCCGATGGCTGCCACCTCCCGGCGTGATATCGCCAGGGTCGACCTGGCGTACAGCCCGACACGCGAGCTCACCGTGAGCCTCGGCGTGAAGCACACACGGCGCGACGGGACGTACCCGCAGACCGCGTCATTCGGCTTCGCGGACGTCGTCGAGGTCATGGCGCCGCTCGACACGCGCACGACCGACGTGAGCGGCGGCGTGGAGTGGGCCAACGCGCGCGGCATGGTGCGCGTGGGCTACCAGGGATCGGCGTTCGAGAACAACGTGCCCACGCTGGTGTGGGACAACCCGCTGAAGCTCACCGACTCGACCGCCTCCAACAACTACTCGAACGGGCTCGGCGGATCGCGCGGGCGCATGGCGATGCCGCCCGACAGCCGCATGCAGGGGATCACCGCGTCCGGCACGGCGAAGCTGCCGGCCAACAGCCGCGTGACGGCCAGCATGACGTTCGGCGCGTGGACCCAGGACGCGCAGTTGTTGCCGGTGACGATCAACACCGCGGTGCCCGCGGCGCCGCTGCCCCGCGAGACGCTTGAAGGGGACGCGCGGACGGTGGCGACCAACGTCGGGTTCACCTCGCAGCCGACGCGGTATGTCTTCCTCAGCGCACGGTTCCGATCCTACGACTTCGACAATCGCACGCCCGTGTTCCACACCCCGATCGACGTCGTGTTCGACCAGACCGTGCACGAGGGTGCCGAGACCGAACCCCTGAGCTTCACGCGCTACAACTTCGACGCCGACGCGTCGTTCACGCCCGTGCCGCTCACCGCGATGCGGATCGGGTACTCGCGCAACACCGACGATCGCACCTTCCGCATCTTCCAGAAGACGACTGAGGACCTCGTGCGCGCGTCGGTCGACTCGTCGGCCGGCTTCGTGACCGTCCGCGCGATCCTCGAGCGCTCGCAGCGGCGGGGATCCGGCTTCGACGAGCATCTGCTGCTCTCGGCGACCGAACAGCTCGGGCTCCGCCACTTCGACGTCGCCGATCGCGACCGCGACCGCGTGACGGCGTTGATCCAGCTGGCGCCGGTGGACGCCTTCGGCCTGACGGCGTCCGCGTCGTACGGGAAGGACGACTACCTGAACAGCGCCCTGGGGCTGAGGAACAACGAGAACAAGTCGTACACCGTGACCGCCGACATCACGCCGGGGTCGCGTGTCGCGGCGAGCGTGTCGTACACGAACGAGCGCTTTGCGGCGCTGCAGAACTCGCACTCCACCCTGGTGCCGGGCACCGCGCTCATCGTCGATCACCGGCGCGACTGGGCGACCGACAGCGCCGACCGCACCGAGACGATCGGCTTCTCCCTGGATCTCCTCAGGCTGTTGCCGAGGGTCGACGTCAGCATGTCGTTCGACGACTCGCGCTCGCGCGCGACGTACGTGTATCGGCTGCCGGCCGACAGCACGCTGGTGGCGCCGGTACAGCTGCCGGCGATCACTCACGACCTGACGTCTGCGACCGGCGATCTGCGGTTCCACCTGTCGCGCCGGGTCGCGATCGGGCTGCTCGGCTGGTACGACAGGTACGACGTGGACGATTTTGCCATGAGCCCAGAGACGCTGAACCGGATCGACCTGCCGGGCAGCCTCCTGCTGGGCTACGTCCTGCGGCCGTACACCGCGAAGTCCGCCGCCGTGCGGTTCATCTGGACGTGGTAA
- a CDS encoding chemotaxis protein CheB, with protein sequence MIRVAVADDSAFTCRLLASYLECAGDCEVVGTAHNAASTMDLVRRTSPDVLTLDLEMPGAEGLGLLRQIVAETSAAVVVVSGVSRRAAATTLRALEVGAVDFVLKYTPGAPVSPATLRREIVSKVMTAATVRPRHARKPERAVARPPVRHPDPRGRLHGPRTAPGHEGIIVIGASTGGPAALRELLAQLPSDFRIPCVVVQHLPATFTTAFAAELGRYARLPVREADAGVGLARGSIIVTPGSRHLLVRPGGRLELRPTAEEELYRPSIDFAMVSAAESYGASSVGVVLSGMGRDGAEGLKRVRQRGGDAYVQEPSSCVIDSMPTQALERAGADFVGTPDVIGSMLAMRGQSS encoded by the coding sequence GTGATCCGAGTGGCCGTCGCCGACGACTCGGCATTCACCTGCCGCCTGCTGGCCTCGTACCTCGAGTGCGCCGGCGACTGCGAGGTGGTCGGCACCGCGCACAACGCGGCGTCGACGATGGATCTCGTCCGCCGCACGTCGCCCGACGTGCTCACGCTGGACCTCGAGATGCCTGGAGCCGAAGGCCTCGGGCTGCTGCGGCAAATCGTGGCCGAAACCTCCGCCGCCGTCGTGGTCGTGAGCGGCGTGTCGCGCCGCGCGGCCGCGACGACGCTGCGGGCGCTGGAGGTGGGAGCGGTGGACTTCGTCCTGAAGTACACGCCGGGCGCGCCCGTCAGCCCCGCGACGCTGCGCAGGGAGATCGTGAGCAAGGTCATGACGGCCGCCACCGTCCGGCCGCGCCATGCGCGGAAACCGGAACGGGCCGTCGCGCGTCCGCCCGTCCGTCACCCCGACCCGCGCGGGCGCCTGCACGGCCCGAGGACCGCGCCAGGTCACGAAGGGATCATCGTGATCGGGGCCTCGACGGGCGGTCCGGCGGCGCTCCGCGAGCTCCTCGCGCAGCTGCCGTCCGATTTCCGGATCCCCTGCGTGGTGGTCCAGCACCTCCCCGCGACGTTTACGACCGCCTTCGCCGCGGAACTTGGGCGCTATGCCCGCTTGCCGGTCCGAGAGGCGGACGCGGGGGTCGGGCTCGCCCGCGGATCGATCATCGTCACGCCCGGCTCGCGCCACCTGCTGGTGCGCCCCGGAGGCCGGCTGGAATTGCGGCCGACGGCAGAAGAGGAACTGTACCGGCCCTCCATCGACTTCGCGATGGTTTCGGCGGCGGAAAGCTACGGCGCATCGAGCGTGGGCGTCGTGCTGTCAGGCATGGGGCGCGACGGGGCCGAGGGGCTGAAGCGCGTGCGGCAGCGCGGCGGCGACGCGTACGTGCAGGAGCCCTCGAGCTGCGTGATCGACAGCATGCCGACGCAGGCGCTCGAACGCGCGGGCGCCGACTTCGTCGGCACGCCCGATGTCATCGGCTCGATGCTCGCCATGCGGGGGCAGTCGTCATGA
- a CDS encoding glycerophosphodiester phosphodiesterase — translation MLAVVAVSGRQPGATKQLVAHRGASAYAPEHTIDAYTLALSQGADFVEQDLAVTKDGVLVCIHDLTLERTTNVEDVFPNRFVEQKGSGAAVRRWLVGDFTLAELKTLDAGAWFDKKYTGARIPTFQEAIDLVKGKAGLYPELKDPEFYRRRGVSPETLLAEILKKNALPDAKTPIIIQSFDDTTLKHLARDLPAIPRVFLVDPGATHRVDSPGKMKEIATWATGLGPNKTIVSARPDVVSWAHAAGLTVTPWTFRSSNTGSFPDVRAEMEKFLYDYGVDAVFTDNPDQFPRRPRR, via the coding sequence ATGCTTGCAGTTGTGGCGGTCAGCGGCCGGCAGCCCGGGGCGACGAAGCAGCTCGTGGCCCATCGCGGCGCGTCCGCGTATGCGCCCGAGCACACGATCGACGCCTACACGCTCGCTCTTTCGCAGGGGGCCGATTTCGTCGAGCAGGACCTCGCGGTCACGAAGGACGGCGTGCTGGTCTGTATCCACGACCTGACGCTCGAGCGGACCACCAACGTCGAAGACGTGTTTCCGAATCGGTTCGTCGAGCAGAAGGGGAGCGGGGCGGCGGTGAGGCGCTGGCTTGTTGGCGACTTCACGCTCGCCGAGCTCAAGACGCTGGACGCCGGTGCCTGGTTCGACAAGAAGTACACCGGGGCACGCATCCCGACATTCCAGGAAGCGATCGATCTGGTGAAGGGAAAGGCCGGCCTTTACCCGGAACTCAAGGATCCGGAGTTCTACCGCCGGCGGGGCGTGAGCCCGGAGACGCTGCTGGCGGAGATCCTGAAGAAGAACGCCCTTCCCGACGCGAAGACACCGATCATCATCCAGTCGTTCGACGATACGACGCTCAAGCACCTTGCCAGGGACCTTCCGGCGATCCCGCGCGTGTTTCTCGTCGATCCGGGTGCGACGCACCGCGTGGACTCGCCCGGGAAGATGAAGGAGATTGCCACGTGGGCCACCGGCCTCGGGCCGAACAAGACGATCGTCTCCGCGCGGCCGGACGTGGTCTCGTGGGCGCACGCCGCGGGCCTCACCGTCACGCCATGGACCTTCCGCTCGTCGAACACGGGATCGTTCCCGGACGTTCGCGCGGAAATGGAAAAGTTTCTGTACGACTATGGAGTCGACGCCGTGTTTACGGATAATCCCGACCAGTTTCCTCGACGCCCGCGGCGTTGA
- a CDS encoding tetratricopeptide repeat protein — protein sequence MARALDRSDLVDKAARLVTRGDLDGAVTLYEKLFQNDSKDWSIGNTLGDLYIRTGKADAAIAHFTSLAEHLAADGFAAKSRALYRKILRIQPDNETARRRVDELERNESAQVSPFLKRVLETARAARESAVVEPDAPPEPMRVEETRLPAPPPPRDVPAAAAMPASSSEWADEWAAVLAPDQEAVESGVVPAPDPSPAVAVDDDLYDFRQVILAADGEVARRNFTGAVSAIEQFLASQPQHIEALEKLIDVGVEGRLDRALISAQARLAGACYDCGRTEQAYNIAVDLTEREPDAAAHRGLLARVSRARDVSEAVPDVPPKPAPASDVDSAFEEIRTALIEEAAAAAEERLTEAERLIESQQFDAAVASLEEAMCAPHLRASAGSRLAGVYRDRGAPMDALACLEWVAQVPPATEEGGHELAYQLALTLEAIGQESQALGVYRELLAEVGPQFRDVATRAERLAAA from the coding sequence ATGGCTCGCGCCCTGGATCGCTCCGATCTCGTCGACAAGGCGGCCCGCCTCGTCACGCGCGGCGACCTGGACGGCGCGGTCACACTGTACGAAAAGTTGTTTCAGAACGATTCGAAGGACTGGAGCATCGGCAACACGCTGGGGGATTTGTACATTCGCACCGGCAAGGCGGACGCCGCCATCGCGCACTTCACGTCGCTTGCCGAGCACCTGGCGGCCGACGGGTTCGCGGCGAAGTCGCGCGCCCTCTATCGGAAGATTCTTCGCATCCAGCCTGACAACGAGACCGCCCGCCGCCGCGTGGACGAACTCGAGCGCAACGAATCGGCCCAGGTCAGCCCGTTCCTCAAACGGGTACTCGAGACCGCGAGGGCCGCACGCGAGAGCGCGGTCGTGGAGCCGGACGCTCCGCCGGAGCCGATGCGCGTCGAGGAGACACGGCTGCCCGCGCCGCCGCCGCCGCGCGACGTTCCGGCGGCGGCGGCGATGCCCGCGAGTTCCAGCGAGTGGGCGGACGAGTGGGCGGCGGTCCTGGCGCCTGATCAGGAGGCGGTCGAGTCCGGTGTCGTGCCGGCGCCGGACCCGTCACCGGCGGTGGCAGTCGATGACGACCTGTACGATTTCCGCCAGGTGATCCTCGCGGCCGACGGCGAAGTGGCGCGTCGCAATTTCACCGGCGCCGTGTCGGCGATCGAGCAGTTCCTCGCCTCGCAGCCGCAGCACATCGAGGCGCTCGAGAAGCTCATCGACGTCGGCGTCGAGGGGCGGCTCGACCGCGCGCTCATCTCGGCGCAGGCGCGCCTCGCGGGCGCGTGCTACGACTGCGGGCGCACGGAACAGGCCTACAACATCGCGGTCGATCTGACCGAGCGCGAGCCCGACGCCGCCGCGCATCGCGGGCTGCTGGCGCGGGTCAGCCGGGCACGAGACGTCAGCGAAGCGGTGCCGGACGTCCCGCCCAAGCCGGCACCGGCGAGCGACGTGGACTCGGCCTTCGAGGAGATTCGCACGGCGCTCATCGAAGAGGCGGCGGCTGCCGCGGAGGAGCGGCTCACGGAGGCGGAGCGCCTGATCGAGTCGCAGCAGTTCGACGCGGCAGTCGCATCGCTCGAGGAAGCCATGTGCGCGCCGCACCTGCGCGCGAGCGCCGGCTCGCGCCTCGCGGGCGTGTACCGCGATCGCGGCGCCCCGATGGACGCGCTTGCGTGCCTCGAGTGGGTCGCGCAGGTGCCGCCAGCCACGGAGGAAGGCGGGCACGAGCTTGCCTATCAGCTCGCCCTGACGCTCGAGGCGATCGGCCAGGAGTCGCAGGCACTCGGTGTCTATCGCGAATTGCTCGCGGAGGTCGGTCCCCAGTTCCGGGACGTGGCCACGAGGGCCGAAAGGCTGGCAGCGGCGTGA
- a CDS encoding chemotaxis protein CheW encodes MTGERKSGLGGFICCVVGMEQYALAGADIRVVARAEYVKKGAGPANRVGTLRYGAETLPVYGLSGLFGRAPESSVADRYVIVTRGDGESFGLLVDRIVRTPAGSPALLPLPAAAGATPSAWFDGLLRMGDVVFCLVLSPRGIDPLAPAAPRRATPPIAQPAGGRTGAVASGMALTFTSAALPSVHAARYALAADRVGGIVQSLPWIPLPGAAPHIHAVGWWRDHAVPILRFNGEHGADVNGSERFLVARSGGRGRGGFFAFRVGADVALHRATAADRRHAEVERREWFTRGIFSVAGDAVALLDVDAIIAGPGAVPQDADGRVAAAV; translated from the coding sequence ATGACAGGTGAACGGAAATCCGGACTTGGTGGCTTCATCTGCTGCGTCGTGGGAATGGAACAGTACGCGCTCGCCGGCGCCGACATCCGCGTCGTCGCCCGCGCGGAATACGTGAAGAAAGGGGCGGGGCCTGCGAACCGCGTCGGCACGTTGCGGTACGGCGCCGAAACGCTGCCGGTCTACGGCCTGTCGGGACTGTTCGGACGCGCGCCCGAGTCGTCGGTCGCCGACCGCTACGTCATCGTGACGCGAGGCGACGGCGAGTCGTTCGGCCTGCTCGTCGATCGCATCGTGCGCACTCCTGCCGGATCGCCCGCGCTGCTGCCGCTCCCCGCGGCGGCCGGCGCGACGCCCTCGGCGTGGTTCGACGGGCTGTTGCGGATGGGGGACGTCGTGTTCTGCCTCGTTCTCTCGCCACGGGGCATCGATCCGCTGGCGCCCGCCGCGCCGCGCCGCGCCACGCCGCCGATCGCGCAGCCAGCGGGCGGGAGGACGGGTGCGGTCGCCTCCGGCATGGCGCTGACGTTCACGAGCGCCGCGTTGCCGAGCGTGCACGCAGCGAGGTACGCCCTGGCCGCGGATCGCGTGGGAGGCATCGTCCAGTCGCTGCCCTGGATCCCGCTGCCGGGTGCGGCGCCGCACATCCATGCGGTCGGATGGTGGCGGGACCACGCCGTGCCGATCCTGCGGTTCAACGGGGAACACGGCGCGGACGTCAACGGCTCGGAACGGTTCCTGGTGGCGCGATCCGGAGGTCGCGGCCGCGGCGGCTTCTTCGCGTTCCGCGTCGGGGCGGACGTCGCGCTCCATCGTGCGACCGCGGCCGATCGGCGGCACGCTGAGGTCGAGCGCCGCGAGTGGTTCACGCGCGGAATCTTCTCGGTCGCGGGCGACGCGGTCGCCTTGCTGGATGTCGACGCCATCATCGCGGGTCCCGGCGCCGTGCCGCAGGACGCGGACGGCCGGGTGGCCGCGGCAGTGTGA